Genomic window (Wenzhouxiangella marina):
ACCGCTTCGCTGGCGGTGATCGGCAGGGTCAAGAGCAGCTCCACGGTGCCGGACTTCCGCTCCTCGGCCCACAGGCGCATGCCGATGGCCGGCACCAGGAACAGGTACAGCCAGGGATGGAAGCGGAAGAAGGGCTCCAGATCAGCGATCTCGCGCTCGTAGAAGCCGCCCAGGTAGAAGGTGAAGGTCGCCGACATCAACAGGTAGATGACGATGAAGACGTAGGCCACCGGCGTCGAGAAATAGCTCGACAGCTCGCGTTTGAGTACCACGGGAAGATTGCTCATCTCAGGCTGCCTCCTGTCCGGTCACGGTGCGGAAGACTTCATCGAGCCGGCCCGGCTCGAGCTGGATCTGATCGACATCCCATCCGGCCTCGCGGACCACTTCCGTCACCGCTTCGAACAATTTGCCCTTGCCGGAGGGGAACACGGTCAGACGGCCGCGGCGGACCTCGACCTCGCGCGATTCGGGCAGCTCGCCCAGACGGGACGCCGCCGCCTCGAGCTCGTCGAGCACCAGGGTCACCGCATTGTGGTAGCGGGAGCGTTTCAGCAGGCCCGTCGGCGTGTCGTCGGCCAGGAGTTTTCCTCGGGCGATGATCATGGCCCGGGAACACAAGGCATCCACCTCCTCGAGGATGTGGGTCGAGACGATGATGATCTTGTCGCTGGACATCTCGCGGATCAGACGCCGGACCTGGTGTTTCTGGTTCGGATCCAGGCCGTCGGTGGGCTCATCGAGGATCAGCACGGGTGGGTCGTGCAGAATGGCCTGGGCGAGTCCGACGCGGCGCTTGAAACCCTTGGACAGGGTCTCGATGCTCTGCCCCATCACCTCGCCCAGATTGAGTCGGTCCACCGCGCTGTGCACGCGACGACGAACTTCCTCGCCGCGGAAACCACGCGCCTCGGCGGCGAAGTGGAGGAAGCGAGCGACGTTCAACTCACCGTACAGGGGCGCACCCTCGGGCAGATAACCCATCTCCCGCCGTGCGGCCAGGCCGTCCTCGATGATGTCGTGGCCCATGATGCTCGCCGTGCCGCTGGTCGGCGCCAGAAAGCCGGTCAGCATCTTCATCGTGGTGGATTTCCCGGCCCCGTTGGGCCCGAGGAAACCCAGCACCGTGCCCGGTTCGACCGAGAAACTGAGCTCGTCGACCGCGCGCAGTGCGCCGAATTCTCGGGTTAGCGATTTTGCTTCGATCATTGCTCCGGTCCCGTCTTTGTCGAAGGATTGGTCTTGTTGTCGTTCGGAACAGACCCCGGGCGGACATTGGGGTTCCGACGCTCGCAATTCAAGGGCAGCGGTGGATCAAAACAGGCTTTTACCCATCGCTCAAAGCAGGTAGCTTATAGGGTCCGCCGAGTCACCGAAGGATCTGAATGCAACCGGCCATCCTGGACCACCTGCCCGACGCCCTGCTCAGTCTGCCGGCCACGGAGCTGCATCGGCACCTCGATGGACCCACCCTGATCCACCTGCCGGGTCGCCTGCCGCAGCCGCTGTTCGTGTCGGTACTCCAGCATGGCAACGAGACTTCCGGCTGGGAAGCCGTCAAGCGCCTGCTGCGAAGTCGCTATCGCCGCGACCCCTTGCCGCGCTCGCTGATCCTGCTGATCGCCAACGTCGAAGCCGCCGCCCAGGTCCGCCGACACCTACCCGATCAACCCGACTTCAATCGCTGCTGGCCCGGCTCGGAACTCGAGCCCGGCCCCTGGCACCGCATGTTCGCCTGGATCTGCGATCACGTCCGCCAGTTCAAGCCCTTCGCCAGCATCGACATCCACAACAACACGGGCGAGAACCCGCACTACGCGGCGGTCAATCGAATCGAGGCCCAGCGCCTGCACCTGGCCTCCATGTTCTCCAACACGGTGATCTATTTCACCCAGCCCAGTGGCGTGCAGTCGATGGCCTTCGGCGAATTCTGCCCGGCCGTGACCCTGGAATGCGGATTGGCCGCTCAGACCGACGGGGCCGACCACGCCATGGCCTACCTCGAGCACGTGCTCAATCTGCGCGAATTGCCCAAGGCCATGCCGCAGCCCGATGACCTCGAGCTCTTTCGAATGATCGCCACGGTGACCGTGGATCAGAACCTGCGCTTCGGCTTTTCGGAATCGGCGGGCGACGTCTGGTTTCCGCCCGATCTCGACCGCCTGAACTTCCGCGAAATGCCACCCGGCACCCGCCTGGCCAGGCTACTGAATGGCCACGAGAACCCGCTCAAGGCCACCAGCCACGAAGGCGGCGACGTTTCGGCCCACTGCTTTCGTACTCACGAGCGCGATATCATCACCACTCGCCCGCTGATGCCGGCCATGATGACCACCGACGAGCAGATCATTCGGCAGGATTGCCTCTGCCACCTGATGGAGCGTCTCAGTCCCGCGCATCCGGTGCTCGAAGACATCAGTGACGAACCGGAACTGCCGGAGACCCAACCCTGACAGGGAGCCGCAGATGAATTTCTTCTCAGCCCTGGTTGCCATCGTGTCGATCGCGGCCATCGTTCAGATCGCCAAGTACTGGATCGAGTCCCGTCGCGGACACGCCGAGGACCACCAGCGGCTGGATGCGATCGAAAAGGAACTGCGCGAACGCATCGAAACCCTCGAGCGCCTGGTCACCGACCAGCGCGAAAAGCTACGTCGCCAGATCGATGAGCTCTGACCGGCACAGCATGCCGCAGCCGCTCAGGCTGTTCTTCAAGGGCCTGGCAACGATCATCCCGATCGCCCTGACCCTGATCATCTGCCTGTGGCTCGCCGGCATCGCGGAAAACGGCTTCGGCGCCATGCTCAAGTGGTTCATGCCCGAGTCCTGGTACATCCGCGGCATGGGCCTGGTCATCGGCATCGTCGCGGTCATGGCGATCGGCCTGCTGAGTCAGGTCTGGCTGTTCAGAAAACTGATCGATCTCGGCGAATCGATCCTCGACCGGATGCCGGTGGTCAAATCCGTGTTCCGCGCCACCAAGGACTTCGTGGAGTATTTCTCCAGCGACGACAAGGACCGCTTCAACCAGGTGGTCATGGTCCGCCATCCCGACCTGAAGATCTCGATGATGGGTTTCGTCACTCGAGAGGACTTTTCCGCCCTCCCCTTCGGCAAGGAGGGCGAGATCGCCGTTTACCTTCCGCTGAGCTATCAGGTGGCGGGCTATACGATCTTCGTCCCCCGCGACTGGTGCGAGCCGATCGACATGCCCTTCGAAGATGCCGTGCGCCTGATCCTGACGGCGGCCATGTCTCGCCGCGGCGGCTGACTGACCTTCGGCACGGGCTTGCAAGGCTCGATCAAGAACCGGGCATCTTGAAGACCGGAAGCAGACGGATCAGGCGCCGGTAGGTCGCCCGGATCGCGCCCAGTGGGCTGAAGGGATTCCAACGGGCATGGCGCAGCTCCCGCTCGAGCCCATCGATCCGTGCCAGCACGGGTCCCAGGGCCTGCACTTCCTCCTCGATCTGCTGCCACTCGTCCCAGAACTCGGCCGCGTCAGGATCCGGGTGATCGGTCGCCAGACGGTCCAGCAGGGGGTAGGCGCGTCGAACCAGATGATTGACCTGCAGGTCCTCGACCAGTTCCTGAATGCCGAAACGGGTGTGGCGAAGGCTGTTGCGGATGAACTGCCTGGCGAAGTAGTCGATCCCCTGCTCCACGGACTCGCTCATCGGCAGATCGAGGCCGCTCACGAGGCGCCGCAGCTGGGCGTCGGGCTCGGTCACGAGCCGATCGTAGTCGATGACCACGAGCCGGGACCCATGCACCTGGCGAAGATGCGGCACGACGTTCACCAGCCACTCCAGATCGCTGTTGGCCTGGCTGCCCCGATGGTCGTCGAGCCTGGCTCGGGAACGCGCCACGCTCAGAGGGTTGCGGATCGGCAGGACATAGCTGGGTTCGATCTGCATCCGCTCGAACAAGCGGACCCAGAAGGGCAGCAACCGGAGCGTGCGTGCGTACTTGAAGCCCCAGATCGGCGAATCGCCGAAGCGCGCCTCGATGGTCGCCGCGAACTCGTCGAAGAACGATTCCACGACGGGTCCCTGCCAGACCTCTTCATCGAGCAGGCGCAGGCTGTCCGGCCGCAGCCCCAGGGCTCGCCGCAGTCGCTTGCTCAACTTCAGCAGTGCGGCGTCTTCGAAGAAGCCGCTGGGATTCTTGCGGGACGGGCGCTTGAAATCATCGCCCAGGTCCACGCCCACGGCCTGGACTGCGCGCGTCGCCAGGCTGGTTCCGCTGCGACCCGCGCCCAGCACCAGCACGGCTCGTTGCCTGGCTTGAGTCTGCGATCCAGCGCGGTCTTCTGTCTGCATGTTCATTCGCTTCATTTCACTTGGCGCTGCTCGCTGCGATGCGCAGCGGCGATCAAAGCTCCACCCTCAACGTGCGAGCGATTCCATCTTCTCGACATAGCGCGGCAGCACCTCGGGATCAGGCACATCGATGACCTCGCGCAGGAAGCGCTCGCGATGTGCCGGGACATAGAAATCCTCAGGACCGTTCTCGAGCAGACGCTCGAGCTTCTGGTACGCGTCGTCCCTGCAGGTCAGGGCGCATTCCGGCAGGTATTCTCCGATCGTCAAACGAGCCGCCTGCAGATAGTCCGCCGAAAGCACCGGCAGCTTCCGCTTCACCGCTTCGAAGACCACGGACGTGCCCAGATCGATCGCCGCATCGGCCCAGTCGAGCAGATGCGAGGAGTGCACTTCTCCTGCCACGAAACGGACGTTGTCGAGCTTCCGCAGCCCGAGCTGACGGGAGAGCGGCTGCCGCCAGCCCCCGCGCGTATGGGCCTTGATGATCAGTTCCACATCGGGAAAGGACGCCCAGATCCGGACGGCGCGGGCCACTTCTTCCCAGAAGATCGAAAAATCCTCCTTGCGCGAGAAGAACACCACCTTGAACTTCGTATCGTCCGCTTGCAACGGCGATGGCGGAAGCAGGGTCTCCAACCGGGCCAGCCATTCGTCGCAATAGCGTGGCGATCCGAGAACGGCCACCCGCCGATCGTCCAGAAACGGGCGGAATCGCTTGGCGCAGAGCTCGTTGGGCACGGCCACGGTATCGAACATCTTCGCGGGCTCGAACTTCATCCGCGGTTTCATGTCGAGCTCTTCGACACGCACCATGAAGCTCGCGTGCGGACTGTCACCGTGAGGCAGGGAAATCGCGCCCAGCTTTCGTTCGCGGGCCGAGGCGACGACGCTCTGCACGAACTCGATCGGAAACACCGAATTGCCACTGATCCAGTCGAAGGCGACGATGCCCGGCATCGACGCCTCTCCCTGACGATCCGGAAAACTGCGGTCGAGCAGCAGGTCGCCGATCTTCCGCCAGAAGGCAAAGCGCTTGTCCTCCCCGATCGCCCGGTCCAGAGCCGGCGTGAGAAAGCCCGGCAGGGCACGGCGGAAATAGCGGTTCCGAAGCAGTTTCTGGAGGCCCATCCGAAAGAGCTTCGCGCGCCCGACGATATCGCCGATCCAGGCCACGCGCACCGATTCATGGCCGTCCAGAAAGCGAATCCGATAGTCGTTCACCGAGCTTCGCGCGCCCATCATGACCAGGTCGGCGACATGGCCGGCCTGGACCCACTTGTAGACGATGGGCGTGACGTGATCGATATCGTTGTAGTGGCGGAGGAAGAACAGGGCTTTCACGACATGAGCTCCGAACAGGTCTCTGGGTGCATCAAGGAACGGGGAGAGCAGGTCCACCCCCGATGCGCTGAACGATGGCCAGCGCGGCGGTCAATGGGGCAGCAGATCGGACAGCTTTTCAATGGACTCGATTCCGTGTTGAGCAACGAAAGGCCGCCAGTCCCGCACCTCCGACCAGCCGGAGACGAAGATGAACTCGAGCCCGGCGGCTCTGGCGCACTCGTAATCGAACTTGCTGTCACCGAGATAGACGGCAGGCCCCGAGATATTGCCACGCTCCAGTTCGCGCGACAGGATCACGTCCTTGCGCGTCGGGCTGCCGAAGATGCCTCCATCGAAGCAGCGATCCAGACCGCGCTCGGCAAATGCCTCACGAAGCTCGGCCTCGTCGCCACCGGACACGATCAGCCAGCGCGCATCGGCCGTGGCGTCCCTGAGCGCCTCGAGACCTTCGGCGACGGGCACTTTCGACAGTTCCTCTCGGACGGCCGTTGAAAATGCCTGCAGCAATGCGTCCAGGCCGGGGCCGTCCTGGGCAGTGGCGAGCTCGGGCACGATTTCGGCAAGGAAATGACGCATTTTTTCGTAGCGGGAGATTCCGCCGTTGGCGACATGATGGGCGACCAGCGCATTGGCCGCTGCTTCACCCCAGGGCAAGGCGGCGCGATGGAAGGCACGGGTCTTGACGGCGTTCGAATCCAGCACCACCCCGTCGCAATCGAAGACCAGGGTCTCGTAGCCCTGCAGCCTCAACCCAGCCCCCTTCGTCGCATCTCGGCTTCGACCGCGGCGACATCCTCTTCGACGTCCACGGCAAGGCTGCCCGGGCTGCACTCGTACATCATGACGCGACGATCCAGTTCGAGAAAACGAAGGATCTCGATGTCCTCGTGGCGTTCGAGCGCGCCCTTTCTGCCGAAATCGGCAAAGGCGTCGAGTTCGGCCCGACTGAATCCGTAGATGCAGACCTGCTTCTTGTAGCGACGGGGCGCCTCGGCCGGGTCCTTGAAACCCGGCACGGCCTGACGGGACATGTAGACCATGAAGCCCGCTTCGTTGGTGATCACCTTCGGGATGTTCACCGAGCTCGGATCCTCGTCCTCGCCAAGCCAGGTGAAGCCGTTGATGATGCAGTCCGGATGCTGCGATTTCAGCGCAATGCAGCGGCGGATGTCCTCGGGATCGACCAGCGGCTCGTCACCCTGGAGGTTGATGTAGATGTCGTAGTCGATCTGGCGCGCGGCTTCGGCCAGTCGGTCGGTGCCGGTCAGGGCTCCCGAACCGGTCATCAGGGCCGAAAAGCCCGCCCCTTCGACCGTGTCCCGGATCTGCTCGTCGTCCGTGGCCACATGGACATGGGCTTGCCCGACCGCCCGTGCCGCCAGCTCGGCAACCCACAGGATCATGGGTTTGCCCAGCAGCGGCACCAGGGGTTTGCCCGGATAGCGCGAGGATGCGAATCGGGCGGGGATGAGGATGCAGGAACGCGGATCGCTGGTCATGATCATCGAATCGCGTAGAGACTCAGACTGGACAGGTTCTTGTAGCGGGTCGGCGTGATGGACACGGGCTGCACCTCGGCACCCGAACGCGAAAAGGCCGAGAGCATGGCTTCCATCTCCGCATTGCGAGTGTCGCCGGGCGCATAGCCATCGAAACCGGCCATCATGACCCGAGCCGCCCTGCCCGCCGTCACCGCTGCCAGCGCGTAGGACAGGACGAGCAGGTTCGGGGCCAGGCAGTAGGTGTCATGGAACTCGAAACCGTCCTTCTCAAGGCCCAGACCGAAATCCAGCAGCTCCTTGCGATCAAGATCCGCGCGAATACTCTCGGGGAGCATCGAGGCCGGCGTGATCAGTGGCTGCGGCAGCTCGATGTGGTGATCGACATCGGCCAGCAGCCGAACCGGATGGCAGGCGATCCGGTAGTCGATCAACGACTGATCGATCGAGGACTGGGTATTGAGCGCCAGCACGACGGGCCGGCGCCGACGGATCAGACTCTCCAGCGCCGGGCGATGCGAGCGGACGCCATCGCCTGCGCCCAGGATGAGCACTTCCCGTCCTTCGAAGGCCTCGGCAGGCGACCAGCGCCCGTGCGGTGTGCCGCGGTAATAGTGTTGCGCCGCGCTGAGGTTGTCGAAGCTGAACTTCTTGCCGCCTTCGGTCCGCAGGTGCTCGATGACGGCCAGGATGTCCTCTTCGTCGTAGCGAGCATCACCCAGCATTTCCTGGATATAGGTCGGGTGGATGCCGTACTTGCCGGCGAGGAAGTAGTACGGATTGGTTCCCCAGCCATGACGGATCTTGAGCGGCCCGAAGTGCTGGCGGATCAGCTTCATGAGTGGCACGAGATTGGGTGCCTTGCCGGTCAGCGATGCGGCCTCGATGAGCAGCTCCTCGGTCCGGGCATTCCCCGGCCCTCGACCCATCCCGGTCACCGTCGAATCCAGCCAGGTGACGCCTTCCTCGACGGCCCGCAGGGTATTCGACAGGGCCAGGCCCATGTTGTCATGGGTATGAATGCCGAGCTCGCCCGACCAGCTGCCTCGGAACCACTCGACCACCCGAGCGACATCACTCGGTGTCATGCCACCCATGCTGTCGGCGAAGTACAGCACGCCGACAGGCGACTCGGAAGCGGCCCTGCCCAGACTCTCGATTTCTTCTCGACTTCGATCCGAGATCTGCATCAGATTGATCCCGACTTGGTAGCCACGATCGGCAAGCCACTGGGACGCCTCGAAGGCCTGGGGCAATTCATGGTAGTGGCAGGCGAGGCGGACCAGGCGGACGCAAGTCTCCGCCGAGGGTCGCGGAAACAGCGTCTCCAGAGCGCCTTCAACGCCCAGCTCGGTGCACAGATCGGCCCCGTTGATCATCACGCCGATGGCCAGACCGTCGGGTATGTCCAGCTCGTTCAGGAACTCGTCCGTCGTATAGGCGTAGGCGCCCTTGAAGCCGCGGTTCGCCAGGAATCGGAAACCCAGCTCGACCACGTCGACCCGGCCGGCCTTCATCGCCGCCAGGTAATCCGCGACGAGATCCGACGGGAAATTCCACGCGTTGTAATAACCGCCGTCACGCAGCGTGCAGTCGAGAATCGTGGGGACCTTGTGGTTCATTGCTCGGGTTTGCTTCTCAAGCTCATTGACGCGGCCCGACGCAGCGAGTCGGGCCGCCCGGTGCTGGTCTCAGCGCTGGTCGATCGAGGGCACGGCACGATCCTCCGGACCGATGTAATCGGCGCCCGGACGGATGATGCGATTGTTGGACCGCTGCTCCATCACGTGGGCCGCCCAGCCGGTGACTCGCGACATCACGAAGATCGGCGTGAACAGTCCCGTGGGGATGCCCATGAAGTGGTAGGCCGAGGCGTGGTAGAAGTCGGCATTGGCGAACAGCTTCTTCTCTTCCCACATGGTCTTCTCGACGATCTCGGAGACCGGGAACAGCACTTCGTCTCCGACCTCGGCCGCCAGCTTGCGCGACCATTCGCGAATGATCGCGTTGCGCGGGTCCTTCTCGCGATAGACCGCATGGCCGAAGCCCATGATCTTTTCCTTCGCTTCGAGCATGCGCAGGACGTCTTCACGAGCCTGTTCGGCCGAGTGGTACTTCTCCAGCATGGCCATCGCCATCTCGTTGGCACCACCGTGCAGGGGGCCACGCAGCGAACCGATGGCGCCGGTGATGCAGCTGTGCATGTCCGACAGGGTCGATGCGCAGACGCGAGCGGTGAAGGTCGAAGCATTGAACTCGTGCTCGGCGTACAGGATCAGGGACACGTCCATGACCCGGGCGTGGAGCTCCGAGGGCGGCTTGCCGTGCAGCAGGTGCAGGAAGTGCCCACCGATGCCCTCATCGTCGGTCTCGACCTCGATGCGCACGCCATCGTGGCTGAAGCGATACCAGTAGCAGATCATCGACGGGAAGCTGGCCAGCAGGCGGTCGGCGACGTCCTGCTGGTTCTCGAAACCGTCCTCCGGCTCGAGATTGCCGAGGAAGGAACAGCCGGTGCGCAGCACGTCCATCGGATGGGCCGATGCAGGAATCCGCTCGAGCACTTCCTTCAGCGCATCCGGCAGACCCCGAAGACCCTTCAGGCGCTGCTGGTAGGCCGCCAGCTCATCCCGCGTGGGCAGCTCGCCCTTGAGGATCATGTAGGCGACTTCGTTGAAGGTGGCCTTTTCGGCCAGTTCATCGACGGCATAGCCACGATAGCGAAGGCTGTTGCCCGCCGCACCCACGGTGCAGATGGCCGTCTGTCCGGCGGACTGGCCGCGCAAGCCCGCGCCGGTCTTCTTGTCGGTCATGAGGACTCCTTGGTGAAGAGTTGATCGAGTTTGGATTCGAATTCGTGGTAGCCGAGGGTTTCGTAGAGATCGGCTCGCGTCTGCATGCGATCGACGACGTTCTTCTGGTGGCCATCGCCTGCGATCGCCTGGTAGACGTCGAGCGCGGCCTGGCTCATCGCGCGGAAGGCGCTCAGGGGATAGAGCACCAGCCCGATGCCGGCTTCGGCCAGTTCCTCGACGCTGAACAGGGGCGTCTTGCCGAATTCCGTGATATTGGCCAGCACGGGCACCGGCACGGCCCGGGCAAAGGTCCTGAACTCCTCGATCGTGTGCAGGGCCTCGGCGAAGATCATGTCGGCGCCGGCCTCGACGTAGCGATTGGCTCGATCGACGGCCGCATTCATGCCCTCGCTGGCATGGGCATCGGTGCGCGCCATGAACACGAAGCTCTCGTCGTGACGGGCATCGACGGCGGCGCGCACGCGATCGACCATTTCTTCGGTACTGACCAGCGCCTTGTTCGGGCGATGCCCGCAGCGCTTGGCCTGGACCTGGTCCTCCAGATGAACGGCGGCCACGCCGGCACGCTCCATCTCGCGAATGCTGCGAGCGATGTTGAAGGCGCTGCCCCAGCCCGTGTCGATATCGACCAGCAGCGGCAGATCGCAGCGGCCGGTGATGCGACGTGCGTCTTCGACCACATCGGCCAGCTGGGTGATGCCCAGGTCCGGCAGACCGTAGCTGGCGTTGGCCACGCCGGCACCGGACAGGTAGATCGCCTGATGACCTGCCTGCTCGGCCTGGATGGCGGTGTAGGCATTGATCGTTCCGACCACCTGGACCGGGGCCGATTCGCGAACCAGTTGACGCAATCGAGCGCCGGGCGAGATTGAACTCATGGGCTGGGCAGGCTCCGTGGAAACAGCGCGCCATTTTAGCACGCGCGCCCCGCTCAACTGCCCCGGCTTGCCCACCAGTCGCGTGCCTGCAGCCACCAGTATTTCCCCTGCACCACCG
Coding sequences:
- a CDS encoding ABC transporter ATP-binding protein, giving the protein MIEAKSLTREFGALRAVDELSFSVEPGTVLGFLGPNGAGKSTTMKMLTGFLAPTSGTASIMGHDIIEDGLAARREMGYLPEGAPLYGELNVARFLHFAAEARGFRGEEVRRRVHSAVDRLNLGEVMGQSIETLSKGFKRRVGLAQAILHDPPVLILDEPTDGLDPNQKHQVRRLIREMSSDKIIIVSTHILEEVDALCSRAMIIARGKLLADDTPTGLLKRSRYHNAVTLVLDELEAAASRLGELPESREVEVRRGRLTVFPSGKGKLFEAVTEVVREAGWDVDQIQLEPGRLDEVFRTVTGQEAA
- a CDS encoding M14 family metallopeptidase; amino-acid sequence: MQPAILDHLPDALLSLPATELHRHLDGPTLIHLPGRLPQPLFVSVLQHGNETSGWEAVKRLLRSRYRRDPLPRSLILLIANVEAAAQVRRHLPDQPDFNRCWPGSELEPGPWHRMFAWICDHVRQFKPFASIDIHNNTGENPHYAAVNRIEAQRLHLASMFSNTVIYFTQPSGVQSMAFGEFCPAVTLECGLAAQTDGADHAMAYLEHVLNLRELPKAMPQPDDLELFRMIATVTVDQNLRFGFSESAGDVWFPPDLDRLNFREMPPGTRLARLLNGHENPLKATSHEGGDVSAHCFRTHERDIITTRPLMPAMMTTDEQIIRQDCLCHLMERLSPAHPVLEDISDEPELPETQP
- a CDS encoding DUF502 domain-containing protein, encoding MSSDRHSMPQPLRLFFKGLATIIPIALTLIICLWLAGIAENGFGAMLKWFMPESWYIRGMGLVIGIVAVMAIGLLSQVWLFRKLIDLGESILDRMPVVKSVFRATKDFVEYFSSDDKDRFNQVVMVRHPDLKISMMGFVTREDFSALPFGKEGEIAVYLPLSYQVAGYTIFVPRDWCEPIDMPFEDAVRLILTAAMSRRGG
- a CDS encoding sulfotransferase family protein; the protein is MNMQTEDRAGSQTQARQRAVLVLGAGRSGTSLATRAVQAVGVDLGDDFKRPSRKNPSGFFEDAALLKLSKRLRRALGLRPDSLRLLDEEVWQGPVVESFFDEFAATIEARFGDSPIWGFKYARTLRLLPFWVRLFERMQIEPSYVLPIRNPLSVARSRARLDDHRGSQANSDLEWLVNVVPHLRQVHGSRLVVIDYDRLVTEPDAQLRRLVSGLDLPMSESVEQGIDYFARQFIRNSLRHTRFGIQELVEDLQVNHLVRRAYPLLDRLATDHPDPDAAEFWDEWQQIEEEVQALGPVLARIDGLERELRHARWNPFSPLGAIRATYRRLIRLLPVFKMPGS
- a CDS encoding HAD family hydrolase, whose translation is MRLQGYETLVFDCDGVVLDSNAVKTRAFHRAALPWGEAAANALVAHHVANGGISRYEKMRHFLAEIVPELATAQDGPGLDALLQAFSTAVREELSKVPVAEGLEALRDATADARWLIVSGGDEAELREAFAERGLDRCFDGGIFGSPTRKDVILSRELERGNISGPAVYLGDSKFDYECARAAGLEFIFVSGWSEVRDWRPFVAQHGIESIEKLSDLLPH
- a CDS encoding 3-deoxy-manno-octulosonate cytidylyltransferase — translated: MTSDPRSCILIPARFASSRYPGKPLVPLLGKPMILWVAELAARAVGQAHVHVATDDEQIRDTVEGAGFSALMTGSGALTGTDRLAEAARQIDYDIYINLQGDEPLVDPEDIRRCIALKSQHPDCIINGFTWLGEDEDPSSVNIPKVITNEAGFMVYMSRQAVPGFKDPAEAPRRYKKQVCIYGFSRAELDAFADFGRKGALERHEDIEILRFLELDRRVMMYECSPGSLAVDVEEDVAAVEAEMRRRGLG
- a CDS encoding aldolase catalytic domain-containing protein, giving the protein MNHKVPTILDCTLRDGGYYNAWNFPSDLVADYLAAMKAGRVDVVELGFRFLANRGFKGAYAYTTDEFLNELDIPDGLAIGVMINGADLCTELGVEGALETLFPRPSAETCVRLVRLACHYHELPQAFEASQWLADRGYQVGINLMQISDRSREEIESLGRAASESPVGVLYFADSMGGMTPSDVARVVEWFRGSWSGELGIHTHDNMGLALSNTLRAVEEGVTWLDSTVTGMGRGPGNARTEELLIEAASLTGKAPNLVPLMKLIRQHFGPLKIRHGWGTNPYYFLAGKYGIHPTYIQEMLGDARYDEEDILAVIEHLRTEGGKKFSFDNLSAAQHYYRGTPHGRWSPAEAFEGREVLILGAGDGVRSHRPALESLIRRRRPVVLALNTQSSIDQSLIDYRIACHPVRLLADVDHHIELPQPLITPASMLPESIRADLDRKELLDFGLGLEKDGFEFHDTYCLAPNLLVLSYALAAVTAGRAARVMMAGFDGYAPGDTRNAEMEAMLSAFSRSGAEVQPVSITPTRYKNLSSLSLYAIR
- the prpC gene encoding bifunctional 2-methylcitrate synthase/citrate synthase, whose product is MTDKKTGAGLRGQSAGQTAICTVGAAGNSLRYRGYAVDELAEKATFNEVAYMILKGELPTRDELAAYQQRLKGLRGLPDALKEVLERIPASAHPMDVLRTGCSFLGNLEPEDGFENQQDVADRLLASFPSMICYWYRFSHDGVRIEVETDDEGIGGHFLHLLHGKPPSELHARVMDVSLILYAEHEFNASTFTARVCASTLSDMHSCITGAIGSLRGPLHGGANEMAMAMLEKYHSAEQAREDVLRMLEAKEKIMGFGHAVYREKDPRNAIIREWSRKLAAEVGDEVLFPVSEIVEKTMWEEKKLFANADFYHASAYHFMGIPTGLFTPIFVMSRVTGWAAHVMEQRSNNRIIRPGADYIGPEDRAVPSIDQR
- the prpB gene encoding methylisocitrate lyase → MSSISPGARLRQLVRESAPVQVVGTINAYTAIQAEQAGHQAIYLSGAGVANASYGLPDLGITQLADVVEDARRITGRCDLPLLVDIDTGWGSAFNIARSIREMERAGVAAVHLEDQVQAKRCGHRPNKALVSTEEMVDRVRAAVDARHDESFVFMARTDAHASEGMNAAVDRANRYVEAGADMIFAEALHTIEEFRTFARAVPVPVLANITEFGKTPLFSVEELAEAGIGLVLYPLSAFRAMSQAALDVYQAIAGDGHQKNVVDRMQTRADLYETLGYHEFESKLDQLFTKESS